One genomic window of Gossypium hirsutum isolate 1008001.06 chromosome D11, Gossypium_hirsutum_v2.1, whole genome shotgun sequence includes the following:
- the LOC107911061 gene encoding uncharacterized protein, whose product MSKEVVGNVEGMETRGRARKASRSRDILSALEDRVVTLENFVGDIRERIDDVEDRLHDGLQSMQEQLKVYVMDNVEQLTGRDDAIEAMVAALKGEIAELKGEITIYKVAWAMYFCSKGIMENVTKVTTAAMHLSDVALLWWRHRSTDVRRGGAEIRTWEEFRCEFKAQFYPEYAEDEARAKLRRLAQQGTVREYVQKFSELML is encoded by the exons atgtcgaaagaagttgttGGGAACGTTGAGGgaatggagacccgtgggagggctaggaAAGCTAGTCGCTCAAGGGACATATTGTCAGCTTTAGAGGATCGTGTCGTCACTCTCGAGAATTTCGTGGGGGATATCAGGGAGAGGATTGATGATGTCGAGGATAGGCTCCATGATGGATTGCAGTCCATGCAGGAGCAGCTCAAAGTGTATGTGATGGATAATGTAGAACAGTTGACTGGTAGAGATGATGCCATTGAGGCTATGGTGGCGGCCTTGAAAGGGGAGATTGCGGAGCTCAAGGGTGAAATCACAATCTACAAGGTTGCTTGGGCAATG TACTTCTGTTCCAAAGGCATCATGGAGAATGTCACTAAGGTAACTACTGCTGCGATGCATTTATCAGACGTTGCTTTGTTGTGGTGGCGTCATAGGTCCACTGATGTGAGGCGTGGTGGGGCCGAAATCCGAACATGGGAGGAGTTTCGATGTGAGTTCAAagcacagttttacccagagtatGCCGAAGAtgaagctcgggcaaagttgcgTCGGCTTGCGCAACAAGGCACTGTGAGGGAGTATGTGCAAAAGTTTAGTGAACTTATGCTCTGA
- the LOC107913027 gene encoding uncharacterized protein isoform X2: protein MSALPASVSSSSSWIPEDDLLLKNAIESGASLEALAKGAVRFSRKFTVKELQDRWRALLYDPVISDQAAARMIEVELSASNLYSKSSKCDNSVENGSAKRKFESVRRSYYAMRKRACNYHVTNSSGVSFLGSPNGNDCMQNRGGYDELVEPREDCVQNQFGFCDLGIGCVDKRSQDNDLKVTLKEDCFSEKVENLEQNNVSSGSPHVIFEASVKFGHPSGVEEIKPFSVGCSSPQPDMPLWKTMEDVPAAVMPVNDGPLDKGQDVEGEIVHPEDVDGGDLAETDALLNFDGDAIDKSCYESVNSLLLNSPNDVHEDDTSKTKEHETLVSDMCPGTLEAATYSSKLDEVPDQQSHSGHTEQLYSGHPEINVPSSASVSNPHSPELNDEGCCMLNSEDPEIPCNDDVLLAKAFAPQECHKVGSDQASSFANQNDSKEELSLMQTEDNLAQCFTAPKMVGLDLLSESSQAAKSEFHDGQCHVISRQAQNSLVDPYRFKTSHAFPNSAANGATKEEPSDECNTKDISTYAEASSIVDSVLEAEANKTTFDQIEYGSEDDVPSFSDLEAMILEMDLCPDESDSFIRSEVSRYQDEHTRKTLIRLEQCARSAMQRATTSRGALAVLYGRHMKHYIKETEVVLGRATMDVDVDIDLGREGRANKISRRQAIIKMEGDGSFSLKNLGKSSIFLNGKEVSTGQLMGLVSSSLIEIRDMAFVFEINQNSVKRHLAKITPKKQEKKTAFDFPEEPKKVLHE from the exons atGTCAGCTCTGCCTGCTTcagtttcttcttcttcctcttggATCCCTGAAGACGATCTCTTATTAAAGAACGCCATTGAG TCCGGTGCTTCATTGGAAGCACTAGCAAAAGGTGCGGTTCGATTTTCACGGAAGTTTACTGTTAAAGAATTACAAGATCGATGGCGTGCTTTGCTTTATGATCCTGTTATTTCCGATCAAGCGGCGGCTCGTATGATTGAGGTTGAATTATCTGCTTCTAATTTATATTCTAAATCAAGTAAATGTGATAACTCTGTTGAAAATGGAAGTGCTAAAAGAAAATTCGAAAGCGTTAGAAGATCGTATTATGCTATGAGGAAGAGGGCCTGTAATTACCATGTGACGAACTCGAGTGGTGTTAGTTTTCTTGGATCACCAAATGGCAATGATTGCATGCAAAATAGAGGTGGCTATGATGAGCTCGTAGAACCTCGAGAAGATTGTGTTCAAAACCAATTTGGATTCTGTGATTTAGGGATAGGTTGTGTAGATAAACGATCACAAGACAATGACCTGAAAGTAACTTTGAAGGAGGATTGCTTTAGTGAAAAAGTTGAGAACCTTGAACAGAATAATGTGTCTAGCGGGTCTCCTCATGTCATTTTTGAGGCTTCAGTTAAATTTGGGCATCCATCTGGTGTTGAGGAAATCAAGCCTTTCTCAGTGGGATGTTCATCGCCACAACCAGATATGCCGCTGTGGAAAACAATGGAAGATGTTCCAGCAGCTGTAATGCCAGTAAATGATGGCCCTCTAGATAAAGGCCAGGACGTAGAAGGTGAAATTGTGCATCCTGAAGATGTCGATG GTGGTGATTTAGCTGAAACAGATGCTTTATTAAACTTTGATGGTGATGCTATTGATAAATCTTGCTATGAGAGTGTGaattcacttttgctaaattCTCCTAATGATGTTCATGAAGATGATACATCAAAGACTAAAGAACATGAGACATTAGTTTCAGATATGTGTCCTGGTACTTTAGAAGCTGCAACTTATTCTTCAAAGTTGGATGAAGTTCCAGACCAACAGTCACATTCTGGGCACACTGAACAGTTGTATTCTGGGCATCCGGAAATCAATGTGCCTTCATCTGCATCGGTGTCAAATCCTCATTCTCCCGAACTTAATGATGAAGGTTGCTGCATGTTGAACAGTGAGGATCCTGAAATCCCATGCAACGATGATGTTCTCTTAGCTAAAGCTTTTGCTCCACAAGAGTGTCATAAAGTGGGCAGTGACCAGGCCTCATCCTTTGCAAATCAAAATGATAGTAAAGAAGAACTAAGCTTGATGCAGACAGAAGATAATCTTGCTCAATGTTTTACTGCTCCCAAGATGGTAGGACTGGACTTGTTGTCGGAATCTAGTCAAGCTGCCAAATCTGAGTTCCATGATGGTCAATGTCATGTGATTTCCAGACAGGCTCAGAATTCGCTGGTTGACCCATATAGGTTCAAAACCTCCCACGCATTTCCCAATTCTGCTGCAAATGGTGCAACAAAGGAAGAGCCATCAGATGAATGCAATACCAAAGATATTTCTACTTATGCAGAAGCAAGTTCCATTGTAGATAGTGTTTTGGAAGCTGAAGCAAACAAGACAACATTTGATCAGATAGAATACGGAAGTGAAGATGATGTTCCTAGCTTTTCTGATCTTGAAGCCATG ATACTTGAGATGGATTTATGTCCAGATGAATCTGATTCTTTCATTAGGAGCGAAG TCTCAAGATATCAAGATGAGCATACAAGGAAGACACTCATTAGGTTGGAACAGTGTGCTCGGTCCGCTATGCAAAGAGCTACTACATCTCGAGGGGCACTTGCTGTTTTATATGGCCGTCATATGAAACATTACATTAAAGAAACTGAG GTTGTACTTGGCAGGGCAACCATGGATGTTGATGTTGATATTGACTTAGGAAGAGAAGGGCGGGCTAACAAAATATCTAGACGACAG GCAATTATAAAAATGGAGGGAGATGGTTCCTTCTCTTTGAAGAATCTGGGCAAGAGTTCGATATTCTTAAATGGGAAGGAAGTTTCTACCGGACAGCTGATGGGTCTTGTTTCAAGCAGTTTGATTGAG ATTAGGGACATGGCTTTTGTCTTTGAAATAAACCAGAATTCTGTGAAGCGACATCTGGCAAAAATCACCCCGaagaaacaagaaaagaaaactgCATTCGACTTCCCGGAAGAGCCAAAGAAGGTATTGCATGAATAA
- the LOC107913028 gene encoding protein SHORT INTERNODES has product MAGFFSLGGRGSNSQEDQRNNPPPTDIQPESWFWYKNEDASFKGFELWQQQEAFQRQDQSIGSNNNNNQQGQQLQDLYSSAAGLGVGPSRSSINIADDSSSRSAFMMMGGGGGGVSCQDCGNQAKKDCLHMRCRTCCKSRGFDCQTHVKSTWVPASKRRERQQQLASLQQQQQQLRGENPKRQRENPTSSPLAFTRLPTNASGLEVGDFPAEVNSEAMFRCVRVSGIEDGDDQYAYQTAVNIGGHVFKGILYNQGPESGYNMAAAVGESSSGDGIQQLDLITAGPTAAASNAGTGAGNASCSSVTAAASSSTVAFLDPSSLYAAPLNTFMADFLAGFFQLGEAAFPCCCFPVCLPVSMWDEYWFLLWLDKLQRQHLFFLITVWAVQPSMKA; this is encoded by the exons ATGGCGGGGTTTTTTTCACTAGGAGGAAGAGGGAGCAACAGCCAAGAAGACCAACGAAACAATCCACCGCCGACCGATATCCAACCCGAGAGCTGGTTTTGGTACAAAAATGAGGATGCTTCTTTCAAGGGTTTCGAATTGTGGCAACAGCAAGAAGCTTTCCAACGCCAGGACCAAAGCATCggcagcaacaacaacaacaaccagCAAGGCCAACAGCTACAAGATCTTTATTCGTCAGCAGCTGGATTAGGAGTTGGGCCTAGCAGGAGCTCGATCAACATCGCTGATGATTCCTCCTCGAGATCGGCTTTTATGATGATGGGTGGTGGAGGTGGAGGCGTAAGTTGCCAAGATTGTGGTAATCAAGCTAAGAAGGATTGCCTTCACATGAGGTGTAGAACCTGTTGTAAAAGCCGAGGATTCGACTGCCAAACCCATGTTAAAAGTACTTGGGTTCCTGCTTCCAAGCGCCGTGAAAGACAACAACAACTTGCTTCTTTACAGCAGCAGCAACAACAGCTTCGTGGAGAGAATCCCAAAAGACAGCGAGAGAATCCAACATCTTCTCCTCTTGCCTTCACTCGTTTACCCACAAATGCGTCAG ggtTAGAAGTGGGGGATTTTCCGGCAGAAGTGAACTCTGAAGCGATGTTCCGGTGCGTGAGAGTGAGTGGCATTGAAGATGGTGACGATCAGTATGCTTATCAGACGGCTGTGAACATCGGAGGGCATGTTTTCAAGGGAATTCTTTACAATCAAGGCCCCGAAAGCGGCTACAACATGGCTGCAGCAGTTGGTGAGAGTTCTTCCGGCGATGGAATCCAACAACTTGATCTTATTACTGCTGGTCCCACCGCCGCCGCTTCCAACGCGGGTACCGGCGCAGGCAACGCCAGTTGCAGCAGCGTTACAGCCGCTGCGTCTTCATCAACCGTCGCATTTTTAGATCCTTCCTCTCTTTATGCAGCTCCACTCAACACTTTCATGGCTG attttctgGCTGGTTTTTTTCAACTTGGGGAAGCTGCTTTTCCCTGTTGCTGTTTTCCCGTATGCTTACCAGTTTCAATGTGGGACGAATATTGGTTTCTTCTTTGGTTGGACAAACTACAAAGACAGCATCTTTTTTTCCTTATCACGGTATGGGCGGTCCAGCCATCCATGAAAGCTTAG
- the LOC107913027 gene encoding uncharacterized protein isoform X1: protein MSALPASVSSSSSWIPEDDLLLKNAIESGASLEALAKGAVRFSRKFTVKELQDRWRALLYDPVISDQAAARMIEVELSASNLYSKSSKCDNSVENGSAKRKFESVRRSYYAMRKRACNYHVTNSSGVSFLGSPNGNDCMQNRGGYDELVEPREDCVQNQFGFCDLGIGCVDKRSQDNDLKVTLKEDCFSEKVENLEQNNVSSGSPHVIFEASVKFGHPSGVEEIKPFSVGCSSPQPDMPLWKTMEDVPAAVMPVNDGPLDKGQDVEGEIVHPEDVDGKKMCASGNDIVPSDMMLKDGYEINNSVVISGGDLAETDALLNFDGDAIDKSCYESVNSLLLNSPNDVHEDDTSKTKEHETLVSDMCPGTLEAATYSSKLDEVPDQQSHSGHTEQLYSGHPEINVPSSASVSNPHSPELNDEGCCMLNSEDPEIPCNDDVLLAKAFAPQECHKVGSDQASSFANQNDSKEELSLMQTEDNLAQCFTAPKMVGLDLLSESSQAAKSEFHDGQCHVISRQAQNSLVDPYRFKTSHAFPNSAANGATKEEPSDECNTKDISTYAEASSIVDSVLEAEANKTTFDQIEYGSEDDVPSFSDLEAMILEMDLCPDESDSFIRSEVSRYQDEHTRKTLIRLEQCARSAMQRATTSRGALAVLYGRHMKHYIKETEVVLGRATMDVDVDIDLGREGRANKISRRQAIIKMEGDGSFSLKNLGKSSIFLNGKEVSTGQLMGLVSSSLIEIRDMAFVFEINQNSVKRHLAKITPKKQEKKTAFDFPEEPKKVLHE, encoded by the exons atGTCAGCTCTGCCTGCTTcagtttcttcttcttcctcttggATCCCTGAAGACGATCTCTTATTAAAGAACGCCATTGAG TCCGGTGCTTCATTGGAAGCACTAGCAAAAGGTGCGGTTCGATTTTCACGGAAGTTTACTGTTAAAGAATTACAAGATCGATGGCGTGCTTTGCTTTATGATCCTGTTATTTCCGATCAAGCGGCGGCTCGTATGATTGAGGTTGAATTATCTGCTTCTAATTTATATTCTAAATCAAGTAAATGTGATAACTCTGTTGAAAATGGAAGTGCTAAAAGAAAATTCGAAAGCGTTAGAAGATCGTATTATGCTATGAGGAAGAGGGCCTGTAATTACCATGTGACGAACTCGAGTGGTGTTAGTTTTCTTGGATCACCAAATGGCAATGATTGCATGCAAAATAGAGGTGGCTATGATGAGCTCGTAGAACCTCGAGAAGATTGTGTTCAAAACCAATTTGGATTCTGTGATTTAGGGATAGGTTGTGTAGATAAACGATCACAAGACAATGACCTGAAAGTAACTTTGAAGGAGGATTGCTTTAGTGAAAAAGTTGAGAACCTTGAACAGAATAATGTGTCTAGCGGGTCTCCTCATGTCATTTTTGAGGCTTCAGTTAAATTTGGGCATCCATCTGGTGTTGAGGAAATCAAGCCTTTCTCAGTGGGATGTTCATCGCCACAACCAGATATGCCGCTGTGGAAAACAATGGAAGATGTTCCAGCAGCTGTAATGCCAGTAAATGATGGCCCTCTAGATAAAGGCCAGGACGTAGAAGGTGAAATTGTGCATCCTGAAGATGTCGATGGTAAGAAAATGTGTGCATCTGGAAATGATATTGTTCCTTCAGATATGATGTTAAAAGATGGCTATGAAATTAATAATTCAGTTGTTATCTCAGGTGGTGATTTAGCTGAAACAGATGCTTTATTAAACTTTGATGGTGATGCTATTGATAAATCTTGCTATGAGAGTGTGaattcacttttgctaaattCTCCTAATGATGTTCATGAAGATGATACATCAAAGACTAAAGAACATGAGACATTAGTTTCAGATATGTGTCCTGGTACTTTAGAAGCTGCAACTTATTCTTCAAAGTTGGATGAAGTTCCAGACCAACAGTCACATTCTGGGCACACTGAACAGTTGTATTCTGGGCATCCGGAAATCAATGTGCCTTCATCTGCATCGGTGTCAAATCCTCATTCTCCCGAACTTAATGATGAAGGTTGCTGCATGTTGAACAGTGAGGATCCTGAAATCCCATGCAACGATGATGTTCTCTTAGCTAAAGCTTTTGCTCCACAAGAGTGTCATAAAGTGGGCAGTGACCAGGCCTCATCCTTTGCAAATCAAAATGATAGTAAAGAAGAACTAAGCTTGATGCAGACAGAAGATAATCTTGCTCAATGTTTTACTGCTCCCAAGATGGTAGGACTGGACTTGTTGTCGGAATCTAGTCAAGCTGCCAAATCTGAGTTCCATGATGGTCAATGTCATGTGATTTCCAGACAGGCTCAGAATTCGCTGGTTGACCCATATAGGTTCAAAACCTCCCACGCATTTCCCAATTCTGCTGCAAATGGTGCAACAAAGGAAGAGCCATCAGATGAATGCAATACCAAAGATATTTCTACTTATGCAGAAGCAAGTTCCATTGTAGATAGTGTTTTGGAAGCTGAAGCAAACAAGACAACATTTGATCAGATAGAATACGGAAGTGAAGATGATGTTCCTAGCTTTTCTGATCTTGAAGCCATG ATACTTGAGATGGATTTATGTCCAGATGAATCTGATTCTTTCATTAGGAGCGAAG TCTCAAGATATCAAGATGAGCATACAAGGAAGACACTCATTAGGTTGGAACAGTGTGCTCGGTCCGCTATGCAAAGAGCTACTACATCTCGAGGGGCACTTGCTGTTTTATATGGCCGTCATATGAAACATTACATTAAAGAAACTGAG GTTGTACTTGGCAGGGCAACCATGGATGTTGATGTTGATATTGACTTAGGAAGAGAAGGGCGGGCTAACAAAATATCTAGACGACAG GCAATTATAAAAATGGAGGGAGATGGTTCCTTCTCTTTGAAGAATCTGGGCAAGAGTTCGATATTCTTAAATGGGAAGGAAGTTTCTACCGGACAGCTGATGGGTCTTGTTTCAAGCAGTTTGATTGAG ATTAGGGACATGGCTTTTGTCTTTGAAATAAACCAGAATTCTGTGAAGCGACATCTGGCAAAAATCACCCCGaagaaacaagaaaagaaaactgCATTCGACTTCCCGGAAGAGCCAAAGAAGGTATTGCATGAATAA